GACCCACCATCGGTTTAATTGCTGTCCTCGCAACATGTTTCTCATACTGAAGGGCGAATGCAATAAAAAGGCCCATCCCAAGAGGAAGGACCTTTTCATTGCATTGGTACGCCCGGCAGGACTCGAACCTGCGACCTACGGATTAGAAGTCCGTTGCTCTATCCAGCTGAGCTACGGGCGCATAAATGGTCGGGGCGAGAGGATTTGAACCTCCGACCTCCTGCTCCCAAAGCAGATGCGCTACCAGGCTGCGCTACGCCCCGAGCCGATGTAATGTACAATATTACTCTATTTTTGCAAGGGCTGCCTAGGGCAGGAAAGGGATAAGTTTCGCCATCTTCCTGAGGGCCGCCGCACGGTGGCTGACCGAGTTCTTCTCCCCGGGGTCCATCTCGGCGAAGGTCTTCCCGGCGGGTGGGTAGAAAAACAGCGGATCGTAACCGAACCCGCCCGCGCCCGCCATGCCGCCCGTGATCTCGCCGTCCACCCGGCCGTCGGTTTCCCAGGTACGCCCGTCCGGGGCCGCCAGGGACATGACGCACTGAAAGTGGGCTGTCCTGCTTCCCTCCGGCACGCCCTTCATCATATCGAGGAGCAGGGCGTTGTTGGCCTCCGTGTTTCCATCCTCTCCAGCGAACCTCGCCGACTGCACGCCGGGTCTTCCGTCCAGGGCGTCCACCACGAGCCCGGAATCGTCGGCGAGGGCAAAAACCCCGGACCACGCGGCTACGGCAAGGGCCTTTTTTCTGGCGTTCGCCGTGAATGTGTCCCCATCCTCGACCACCTCCGGCGGGCGGCCCGGGAAATCGTCCAATGAGAGGATATCCAGTCCGGTCCCGGCCAGCATGGCCCTGATCTCGGCGATTTTGCCCTCGTTTCGCGACGCGATAACCAACTTCATAATGCCTACCAATATTAAAGCCACAATAGTGGGAAAGCTAATTTAACACCGTTCGGCGCGCTTCGTTCGCTCACGGCAGGCAGGGGTGCACGGAGTTTCACCAGCCGTCGCTGAAGTTATGGCTGGCAGGATTAAATCAAAAAATATTCCTCTCACCTGACTTTTTTGCGAAACTCTGTCACGCCATTGGCGTGATGCGGCCTACCAGCGAGCCGCCTTTGCGTAACTCTGCGTTACAGCCCTGAAGCACAGGTTTTATCGCAGAGGGTCGCGGAGGGCGCCACTCTCAGGTGCTGCCGCAAAGAGCCGCAAAGTTAACGAAGTTGCACGAAGTTTAAAACCTGTGAAACCCTCATTTAAAACCCCGTGTTGTGACCTTCGAACGGTCACGCTGTGATAGAGGCTTTAATCCGCTGGTGATTATCTGAGTTCCCCAAGGATTTCCTTTTGCCACTTTATGATTTTCTTGATTCCCCTGGCTCCGACGGCGATGAGGTCATTGAGGCCGTCTTTGGAGAAGGTGGTCCCCTCGCCGCCGGCCTGCACCTCCACCAGACGGCCGGAGGCGGTCATGACCAGGGTCATGTCCACATCAGCCTGGGAATCCTCGGTGTAGCACAGGTCCAGCAGGGTGTTTTGATCCACGATGCCCACACTGACGGCTGCCAGGTAATCCTCTATGGGTATCCTTTTGATCCGTTTAGCTTCCTTGAGTTTACGGATGGCGTCGACCAGCGCTATAAACGCTCCGTTGATGGCCGCGGTCCGGGTTCCACCGTCGGCCTGTATGACGTCGCAGTCGAGATAGATGGTGCGTTCTCCAAGGGCTGCCGTGTCCACCACCGCCCTCATGGCCCTTCCAATGAGCCTCTGGATCTCGAATGTCCTGCCGGCGGTCTTGTTGATGGTCTGCCGGCTGAGACGGTTCTGGGTGGAACGCGGTAGCATGGCATACTCCGCCGTAACCCATCCTCGCCCGGTACCCTTGAGCCACGGCGGCACGCGCGTATCCACGGACGCGCTGCATACCACACGGGTGTCGCCCATCTCTATGAGCACACTGCCCTCGGCGTACTTCTGGTACGGCCTGGTCAGTTTTATTTCCCTTATCTTATCCGGTTTCCGCCCGTCAGGCCTTATCAGTTCTCCCAGCTTGAATGTCAGATCCTTGTGTTTGCTCACCTGATACTCCTTGATTCAAATGGCCTTACGGCCGGTTTCAGTGCTCGAGGGCAACCAGGGAAACATCCTGAAGCTCCCTTCCCAGAAAGATCTTCCCCACTTCGGTGAAGCGCGAAGGCGAGTCGGTCACCTCAAAATGGTCCGGTTGATTCTTTTTCACAGGAGTCGGCGGACTTTGCGCCGTGTGGCTGCTCACGTCCAGCGCGGTTTCCCGAGCCGAATCGATAAGGGTGACCCCCTTCCCCATAACCCTGGAGATTACCTCCTTTAAAAGAGGGTAATGGGTACACCCGAGGACGAGTGTGTCCACATCCTTTTCCAGAAGGGGTTTAAGGTAGCGCCCGGCGATCCGGTAAGTCACCTCTTCATCGAGCCAGCCCTCCTCCACAAGGGGAACGAAAAGCGGGCAGGAGACGGCAGTGATCTTCACGGATTTGTCCAGGGCCGAAATAGCCTGCTGATAGGCGCCCGACAGGACGGTTCCCCGGGTGCCTATGACCCCGACAATCCCGTTTCGGGTTGTCCGGACCGCGGCCCTGGCCCCCGGTTCGATAACGCCGAACACAGGGACGGTGAGAAAATCGCGAAGAGGTTCCAGTGCGTAGGCCGTGGCCGTGTTGCACGCGACCACTATTGTGTCGGCGCCGGAATCCACCAGGTGCGAGGCAATCTGCCGGCTGTAGCGGACCACCGTTTCGGCTGATTTTGTCCCGTAGGGAACACGCGCCGTATCGCCGAGGTAATGGATGGGCACACCGTGGATACCATCCCTGATGGCCCGGTATACGGTCAGCCCCCCTATGCCGGAATCGAAGATACCGAGTTTAAGCAAAACAATCTCCCGGGGAGCCTACCACTCCCCCGCCAGAAGTTGAACCCGCCCGGGGAGAGGTCTGCTTATGTCCACGTGGCCGGCGAGCGTTTCGGGTTCCCGCCCCTCGATGAGGATCTGGACCTTTTTTACCTCGGGGAAGTTCTCGGTGATGGTGTTGACGATGGAATAGATGGTGAGAAGCTCCGTCCATGATCCACCCGGATGATTATTCGAGATGGCGGAAGTGAAATCCACAAAAGCCGTGGCCTCCTTGTAATAGATCCCGCGGATTTTTGTCCCTTTGGGTATGGTCGGTGAAAGGTTCTTCTTTTGAGGTCCGGCTATCAGGGCTTCCATGGCCTGCCTGACCTTTTCCTCGATGGAACGACCCCCGATTTCCCTGGGCTCGATGGCAAGGCGCCGGTCGTCGGCGTCGGAGAAGTACAGATCGATTACCTTCGCCTCCCCCTCCGCGGCCTTCCCGGGCCTTTGGCTGACGGCGATCCCCGATCTGTCGTGCTTCCATGAACGGTAGACGCCGATCCCGGCCATACCGGCGGCAACGAAGGCCAGGATAACTCCGAATATGATGAGACCTTTCCTCATGGGCTCTCCGTCCTGACCTCACCGCGAATCAAGGCCCGATTGTAGTCGGCAATGGCGTCAAAGAGGGCCCTCGCTATTCTTGTCTGATATGGATCCCGATCAAGGTTGATCTCCTCCGCGGGATTGGTGATAAATCCGATCTCCACCAGGATCGCCGGCATTCTGGCGCCCACGAGTACGGCCAGGGGCGCCTGTCTGACCCCACGATCCCGAACGTTCAGGGTCTTGACCATGCTCTTTTGAACACGGGATGCCACCTGCCCGCTCTCGTTGAGGAACTCCAGCTGGGCCATATCCCAGAGGATTGCTTCAAGGATAGGCCCTTGCCTCAGGTCGCCGTTAATCCCGAGCGCCTTGTTCTCAACCTGGGCAAGTTGGGATGCTTCCAGATCACTGGCCGAAAAGCTCAGATAATAGGTCTCGCAACCGTTCACCCCCTCACGGAAGGCGGCATTGGCGTGAACACTCACGAACAGATCGGCACGGTTGTTGTTGGCGATGGCGGTTCTCTCTTTCAGACCCACGAAGTAGTCGGCGGTCCGGGTAAGCACCACCTTTATCCCCAGATCATCCTCCAGCATGGTCTTGAGCTTTTCGGTAACGGAAAGCACGAGGGCCTTTTCCACGGTTCCCGCGTTTCCATGGGCTCCACTGCTCCGACCGCCGTGCCCGGGGTCAAGGACCACGACCCTCAGGCCATGGTTGACCTTCTTGATGTCAACGGGTTGTTGATACTTATCACGCTCGATAAAGGATGCGTACCGGGGCAGATCTTCCACGGGGATTCCGTCGAAGGACCCGGTTCCGGGGGATCCTACGGTCATCGAATCCTCCCCATCGAGGGAAACGGCCCGCCCGATCAGGGCCGGGAGAACCTTGGTAAGAAAATCCAGAGGCACCGACAAGGCACTCCCTGCAGTACCCAGAGGGGAGGTGAGAACGGCGAAAAGCCCCCTGGAAAGGACGAGAGGCGAGTCCAACAGGAGACGGCAGGAACCTCCGTCTCCCACAAGGTCCAGCCTCTCCCCGAGCAGGTCCATGCTGGTGCGCAGGGAGAAGACCTTCACGATGTCGCCCAGGATCAACCTGCCGTCAGAAAGGTTCAGGGAGGCGGCCGTCCCGGGGATCGTGTCATTACCCGTGATCATGATAGTCCCGGCGCCGGACTGGGCGGAAGGGGCGAGTAGGAGAATCAGGGAGAAAAAAAGTACCAGGGCAATGCGCAGGGGAGAGGACATCAAAAATCCCGCGGCAGAAGGCCCGGAAGGTCGGATGGAGGCATATATCCCGGTGTGTAGGTCTTGACGTTTGACCCGGCCCCGTTAGCTCTGCGGACCTTTGCATACTCCTTTGGAGCCGTCCCGATCTTGAATCCCTCATAGATGAACTTCTCCACACCCGGACCGGCCAGGAGCCCTGACTTGGGTTCAACCTTGACCATCTCGATACCGGGCGGCGGCGGCGGAAACGGGAGAACCGGCCGGCCTTCCAGAGCCTTTTGCATAAAGTCCACCCAAATGGGGGCCGCGGCCCTGGACCCCGTTTCGTTTACACCAAGGGGAGCATCTTCATCGAATCCGACCCAGACCCCGGTAACTATGCGTGGGGTAAAGCCCATATACCAGGCATCTATCATGTCGTTTGTGGTGCCTGTCTTGCCTCCCGTGGGGCGTTTGATAGCCTTGGCCCGCCAGCCGGTGCCTGACTGGACGACCCCGCGCAGAAGATTCTGCATAACATAGGACGTGTCCTCGGACAGGGAACGGACAAGTTCGGGTCCGCCCTGTTCCAGGACGTTTCCGTCCCGGTCCACCACCTTCATCACGAACCACGGTGAGGAATGAAGCCCCAGGTTGGCAAAAACGGTGTAGGCGGAAGTCAATTCAACGGGGGTGACGCCAAGGGACCCCAAGGCAAGGGAAAGATCTTCAGGTAAGTCCTTGTCCAGTCCAAAGCGCTTCGCATACTGTATCACGACCTGGACACCGAGCTTCTGGACCAGTTTGATTGTGACAACATTCCGGGACTTGATGATGCCGGTGCGCAGCGTCGTCGGGCCGTAGAACTTTTCCTCGTAATTGGAAGGTTTCCACTTCAGGTCGACCGACGGGTCGTTGTAGATGATGGGTGAATCCATGATGATGGAGGAGGGGGTAAACCCATTGTCCATTGCCGCACTGTATACGATGGGTTTGAAGGCGGATCCGGGCTGCCGCCGGGCCTGTGTCGCACGGTTGAACTCACTCTTTGAAAAATCATACCCTCCTACCAGGGCCAGGATCTGGCCGGTGGGAGCGTCCATGGAAACAAGCGCTCCCTGGGCAGCCGGGTCCTGCTCAAGAGCAAACAGGGGCGCGTTCTCATTGTTCTTTTTTCCAAGGTAGCGGACCTGGATAAGGGATCCCACGCTCAGGGCATCATCGGCCCTTTTCAGGACAGCCCGGGTGTATTCAACCTCGGGGTCCGGTTTTCTCGCCCACTTCATCTGTTTGAGAGGAATATATCCCAAGGCCCCCCCAAGATCGATCTGCGCCCCATCCTTGTCGACCCTCACAACCAGGGCTTTGGCCATGTGATCCGGTCCCCATGGAATCTCGCCCGCCGTGCCCGACGCAACGTCACCGAGTCCATTCTCAACCCGGATCTTCTCGATGGCGTCGCCAAAATCCTCAGCGCTGATAAATTCCAACGGCCCCCGATAGCCCTGTCGTTTGTCAAGGTTTTTCAGGCCCTTTCGCACAGCGGCCTGGGCGTCGGCCTGAAGCGCGCTGTCCATTGTGGTGTAGACCTTCAATCCACCCCGGTAGAGGGCATCCTCCCCGTACTTATCGTAGATGTAGCGCCTGACCTCCTCACTGAAGTAGGCGGCGGGATCGTCCTTGACCGGACGTTTGGGGTGAAGGCCGAGAGGGGCCGCCTGGGCTTCGGACATTTCCGCGGCGGTTATATCGCCTACCTCCCTCATCCTGCTGAGGACCTGGTTTCGCCTGGCCATCGCCCTTTCAGGGTTCCTGGTCGGGTCGTACGCGCTGGGCGCCTTTGGGAGACCGGCAAGAAGGGCAGTCTCAGGGAGGGTCAGCTCCCAGACATGTTTTCCGAAATAATTGAGCGCCGCCATCTCGATACCGTAGCTGCCGGAACCGAAATAACTCTGGTTCAGATAGATCTCCAGGATCTCATCCTTGGTGAAGCGCTTGCTCATCCGCATGGCGAGAATCGCTTCCTTTATTTTTCGCGAGTACTTCTTTTCGTTGGTCAGGAGGAGGGATTTGGCCACCTGCTGGGTAATGGTGCTTCCGCCCTGAACCACGTGTCCTGCCCGCAGGTTTTTTATGAAGGCCCGGAAAATGCCCCCGTAGTCAAGGCCGTTGTGGTGATAGTAGTTGGAATCCTCGATGGCGAGCACGGCGTTGATGACCACCCTGGGCACCTGGTCTATAGAGATAAGCTCCCGGTTTTCCGTAAAGAAACGGTGGGCCTCGTTGCCGTCGCGATCGTACATGATCGTGGGCAATGCGGGTTTGTAATCGTTAATACTCTCGAGCCGGGGCAGCTTAAGGCTGAAATAGAAAAAAACCGCCGCGATGAACAGAACGCCGGCCAGAAACATGCCCGCCAGTGCCTTCAGAATCGTTCTTAAGCGCCTTCTTTTCTTTTGCCGACTTGTGGGAATTTTTCGAATCTTCAATTTGAATTGAACCTCTTGGCAATCCGACATTTCCTCTCATATCCAAACAAGTGACACTACGTTCCGTCATGAAACTTGTCAAGTAAACCCAACCCATTTAAGCAATACACAATAGGAAGAGTAACCTGTTTTGACATGGGGAAATCTATGTTAAGGTTTGAAGGTGTCGGACTCGCAAAAACTCCGACAGGTATTGCATTCCGTTGCGGCTTCACTAAACTTTTTACGGGGTTTTTAAAATGGGCGCTGAATTCTGGAGGAAAATCGTCATTGTGGTCCCAAAAGATTCCGGGGACGCTGTTTCCGATTTTCTGACCGGATTGACCGGCCGCGGGGTCATCGTGGAGGATGCCGGAGGCGTCGTCGGCATAACGGCCTATCTGCCCGGAGACAACAGCGGGGAGGCTATTCCCCTTCTTCGGCAATATCTCGACGAACTGGCCGCAATGGGCGCCCTTCCGGACGAGATTCCAATGGAGGTCACCCGGGAGCCGGAGGAAGACTGGATGGAGACCTTCCGATCCCAGCACTCCAGGGTGGCCATCTCGGACCGTATTGCCGTGAGACCGACGTGGTGTGCTCCCGAGAACGGAAAAGAGATCGTTCTGGATCCGGGGTTGGCGTTTGGCACGGGAAGCCACGCGACCACACGCATGTGCCTTACGCTCATGGACCGCCACATCGGGTCTTCACCTCCGTCAAGGCTGTTGGATGTGGGTACCGGAACGGGCATCCTGGCCATCGCCGCGGCATTTCTCGGGATTGGTGAGGTCCTTGCCGTGGACGTTGATCCCGTATCCGTCCGGGTGGCCCGGGAAAATACCAAAGCCAACGGGGTAGAAAAGTCGGTCACGGTTGTTGAGGGCAGCATCGAAAAGGCATCCGGCGCCTATGACATGATCACCGCCAACCTGTACTCATCGCTCCTGACCGGCCTGGCAGACCCTCTTTGCAAAGTGTTGGCTCCGGGAGGAATTCTCATCGCATCGGGCATGATGGAAGACGAGAAAGAGACGGTAATAGACGCTTTTTTCGCGGCCGGTCTGAACTGCGATGATATTCTCTCCGAGGATATCTGGGTCGCGGGCCTGTTTACGGGTCTCCCACAAGGTTAACGAACCGTCATGTCCTCCGGATCATTTTACATCGAACCCAAAAGTGTTACCGGGAATACCGCCGTTCTGAAGGGTGAGGACCTGCGACACGCACGCCTCGCTCTTCGCCTCAGCAAGGGTGACCGGGTCCGGCTATACGACGGCCTTGGGGGAATCTACCATGCGGTTTTCCAGTCCGTCTCCCAGACGGTGGGGGTTCTGGAAATCACGGCCCGGGAGGTTGAACCGGAGCCGTCTTTGGACCTTGCTGTCGCAATGGGCATCGTCAGGGGCGAACGGTTCGAGTGGGCCATTGAGAAAGGCACTGAACTGGGGGCCTCGACGTTCATACCCCTGATCACCGAGAGAGTGGAAGACAAGGCCCTCCGTACTCCATGGAATCGAAAGGACAGATTGACGAGAATTATCGCCTCGACCTGTAAACAATGCGAGAGAGCTCGATTCCCCCTGCTGCGGGAACCGATCCCTTTGGAGGCATTAAACCCCGACGGGTATGATCTGGCTGTCGCCTTCTGGGAATCGAGGGAGGCGCCCAACATTGCAGAGACGGTGGAAAGCGGGCTTCATCCCCGATCCTGCCTGATGGTCGTAGGACCGGTGGGTGGATTTACCGCCGATGAGGCGCGCATGATGGAAGAAAAGGGCTTCATCCTCGCCGGAATGGGCGCCCGGGTTCTTAGAACCGAGACAGCCGTGACCGCCGGCGCGGCAATTATTCAGTACCTGTGGGGAGATATGGGAGACAGGGTCAAAAGATAATTTAACATAGTGCAGCCCCTGGAAGGCTGCTTCACAGGGTTCGGAATAAGGGTTTTACGTTTTTTTGTGTAACGAACGAGCGTGAGATAAAATATTGAAATTAGCTTCCAAGTACCCGGTGTCACATTGGTTTTTGTGACGAACGGGTGGTAGTGAGATAAGTAGTTCAGGTCCAACCCGGCCAAGGTGCAGGTATTCATCTTCAGAATGAATTAAAAAAGGAGAACGAACCATATGTCGAGAACAAACTTCTGCTCCAACTGCGGCGCCATGGATTACGGAACCCCGAATTGCCCAATATGTCAGGCACCCATGAGCCGTGCAGGCGATCGGCCGACTATTCCCGAGATACAGATCGACCCCATAGTTACTACACCCTCTGTCCGGCTGGCGGGCTTTTTCAGGCGTTTTTTCGCACTGTTCACCGACTACCTCATCCTCGGCATCCTGAGCGATCTCATCAGCATGTCCTACCACGCCGGGGCCGGAAGTTCTTTCCGCATGATGAGGATCAACCTGTTTTTCGGAGTCTCCTCGGTTCTGGCCCTCATCTATTTTACCGTCCTCATCGGTGAGTCCGGCCAGACACTGGGGAAAAAGCTCTTCGGGGTTCGGGTTATCCGAACCGACGGCACACCCGTATCCTACGGCAGGGCGCTGGGAAGAGCCCTTGGCTACTACCTCTCATCTCTCTTCTTCTCCATGGGTTTCATATGGGCGGCTTTCGACCGGAGAAATCAGACCTGGCACGACAAGCTGGTGGATACACTGGTCATCCGGACGTGACGAAAGCTTCGACCCCAAAGGACGTCTATCAGGCGTTGCTCGATGCCTACGGACCCAGGAACTGGTGGCCGGCGGATACCCCCTTCGAGGTCATGCTGGGGGCCATCCTGACCCAGAATACAGCCTGGAACAATGTCGAGCGGGCTATTGTCTCCCTGAAGGCAGTCGCCCCCCTGGAACCGGAACGGGTCCTCAATCTGGACGAGGAGACGCTTCAGGACGCTATCAGGCCTTCCGGGTATTTTCGGCAGAAAGAACGCAGGCTCCGGCTTTTATGTCGATATATTATGGAAAAATATGACGGCGATATTGCCGGAATGGAGAGGGTGGATACGGAGGCGCTGCGCGGGGAGCTTCTCGGGCTTAACGGGATCGGGCCCGAAACGGCCGATTCCATCCTTCTTTACGCGCTCAACAGGCCGGTCTTCGTTGTCGACTCCTATACCGTGAGGCTCATGGACCGGCTGGGCCTTCTGGAGGGTTCGGGCGGATACAACGAGGTCCAGAATCTTTTCACCGAATCCCTGGAACCTGACACGGCCATGTATAACGAGTACCACGCCCTCATCGTCATTCACGGGAAGGAAAGGTGCAGAAAGAGGGCGCCTCTGTGTGAGGGATGTCCCTTGGGGAGTGTGTGTCAAGCACGTCCCTGAAGGGACGTAGTTCAAGGTGAAAAAGAAAGTCCAGAGTCCAGTATCCAGAGTTCAACGTGAAAGAGAAAGTCCAGAGTCCAGAGTCCAGAGCCCAGGGTCCAGAGTGGAGCAATCAAGGGCTGGGTGAAGGAATCCAGGTTCCAGGCCAGCCTCTACGACTTGTCCCGCCGGTTTGTCACGGCGTAGTTTGAAAGACGTAGACGGAAGCCTTGGCGAACGCGGAAGTTGACCCCCACGCAGTCATTGCGAACAGATGCCGTGTGAAGCAATCCCGGAAAGAGTGGCGATGCCTGCGAGACTGCCGCGGCACAGGGAACGGCCTCGCAGTGACAGGCACAGTCATTGCGAACCGACACCCGCGTGAAGCAATCCCGTTTACATTGATGTCAGAGACAGGGGGTTGGGATGTGTTTGGAAGTATCGAAGATCTTTTACTCTGGACTCTGGACTTTCGACTCTGGACATTGATAGGGTCGTGAAAAGTCCATCCATGACTTTTTGCGAAGTCATCAACATTGAACGTTTGGTTCCAGGTACTCATTTACATGATGAACCAAAAACTATGGATATTGTTCTTAAAGCCACAGATCTGACCAAGCGTTTCGGGTCCTTCACCGCTGTGGATCGGATCTCCTTTTCCGTCGCGGCCGGGGAGTGCTTCGGGTTCCTCGGCCCGAACGGCGCCGGAAAAACCACCATCATGCGTATGATCACCAACCACCTGCCGGTTACTGAAGGGTCCCTGGCCGTCCTGGGCATGGAGGTGGGAGACCACGCCAGAGAGGTCAAGGGGCGTATCGGCGTGGTGCCCCAGGAGAACAACCTCGACACCGACCTTAAGGTAATGGAAAACCTCCAGATCTACTCCCGCTACCACGGCATTCCTAAAAAAGAGGCAAAAAACCGTGCGCTGAAGATGCTGGAATTTTTCCAACTCGAGGAGTATGCCCAAAGTCCCATTACACAGCTTTCCGGCGGGATGCAGCGGCGGCTGCTCATAGCCAGGGGGCTCATCAACAACCCCGAGGTTCTGATCCTCGACGAACCGACGACGGGCCTCGATCCCCAGGCCCGGCACATGATCTGGCAGAAGCTGCGCGCCCTTCAGGGCCAGGGAGTGACCCTCATCCTGACTACCAACAACATGGACGAGGCCGAGCGTCTGTGCTCCCGGCTGGTGATCATCGACCACGGGAAGATACACATCGAGGGATCACCGAAGGAACTTATTGAAAAATACGCCGGCAGGGAGGTCCTTGAGATCAGGCTCCTGGACGGGGAAGACAAGGATGAGTGTCTCAGATCCATCGGGGGGAAGGGCCTTGCCGGGGTCGATGTGGAGTGCTCCCCCGATACGCTTTACCTTTACACGTCGGACGCGGCCGCCCTCATGGGCCGGCTTACCTTCGGACCGGAGAGAACCATTCTCCAGCGCCGTGCCACTTTGGAGGACGTATTTCTCCGCATGACCGGAAGGGAACTCAGGGAATGAGCGGCCCCGTGGTTCCCGTCCCTCCGGCCAGGACCCCGCGGTCGGGGTCCATGCTCCCCGATCTTACCTTCCGGGCCGTCTACGTCTGGTACCGGGATTTCACCGTCTGGACCACCTTCTACAAGGCGAGCCTCATCGGCAACCTGGGAGAACCTCTTCTTTACCTCCTTGCCATGGGATGGGGACTCGGCAAGATGGTGGGCACCGTCAACGGTATTCCCTATATCTCCTTCCTGGCGCCCGGCCTCGTGTGTTCCGCCGCCATGTACGCGGCTACCTTCGAATGCACCTTCGGGGCTTTTACCCGCATGACCCGGCAACTGACCTACGATGCCATCCTGGCCACCCCGGTTTCCCTGGACGAGATAGTGCTGGGTGAAATCCTCTGGGGAGCCACCAAGAGTTTTTTCTCCGGCGCGGCAATGCTCACAGTCATGGCCCTTTTCGGCCTGATCCAGAGCCCGTGGGCAATTCTGACTCTTCCCCTTGCCTTCATTATCGGCCTGCTCTTCGCCGCATTGTCCATGGCCGTAACAGCCAAGTCCCCATCCTACGATTTCTTCTCCTATTACTTCACTCTGGGCATCGCCCCGATGTTTCTCTTCTCGGGTATCTTCTTTCCCCTCGGGAACCTGCCCGTCTGGGCCCAGACGTTCGCCTGG
This genomic interval from Deltaproteobacteria bacterium contains the following:
- a CDS encoding XTP/dITP diphosphatase, which gives rise to MKLVIASRNEGKIAEIRAMLAGTGLDILSLDDFPGRPPEVVEDGDTFTANARKKALAVAAWSGVFALADDSGLVVDALDGRPGVQSARFAGEDGNTEANNALLLDMMKGVPEGSRTAHFQCVMSLAAPDGRTWETDGRVDGEITGGMAGAGGFGYDPLFFYPPAGKTFAEMDPGEKNSVSHRAAALRKMAKLIPFLP
- the rph gene encoding ribonuclease PH, with the translated sequence MIRPDGRKPDKIREIKLTRPYQKYAEGSVLIEMGDTRVVCSASVDTRVPPWLKGTGRGWVTAEYAMLPRSTQNRLSRQTINKTAGRTFEIQRLIGRAMRAVVDTAALGERTIYLDCDVIQADGGTRTAAINGAFIALVDAIRKLKEAKRIKRIPIEDYLAAVSVGIVDQNTLLDLCYTEDSQADVDMTLVMTASGRLVEVQAGGEGTTFSKDGLNDLIAVGARGIKKIIKWQKEILGELR
- a CDS encoding glutamate racemase, whose translation is MVLLKLGIFDSGIGGLTVYRAIRDGIHGVPIHYLGDTARVPYGTKSAETVVRYSRQIASHLVDSGADTIVVACNTATAYALEPLRDFLTVPVFGVIEPGARAAVRTTRNGIVGVIGTRGTVLSGAYQQAISALDKSVKITAVSCPLFVPLVEEGWLDEEVTYRIAGRYLKPLLEKDVDTLVLGCTHYPLLKEVISRVMGKGVTLIDSARETALDVSSHTAQSPPTPVKKNQPDHFEVTDSPSRFTEVGKIFLGRELQDVSLVALEH
- a CDS encoding GerMN domain-containing protein, encoding MRKGLIIFGVILAFVAAGMAGIGVYRSWKHDRSGIAVSQRPGKAAEGEAKVIDLYFSDADDRRLAIEPREIGGRSIEEKVRQAMEALIAGPQKKNLSPTIPKGTKIRGIYYKEATAFVDFTSAISNNHPGGSWTELLTIYSIVNTITENFPEVKKVQILIEGREPETLAGHVDISRPLPGRVQLLAGEW
- a CDS encoding N-acetylmuramoyl-L-alanine amidase; this encodes MSSPLRIALVLFFSLILLLAPSAQSGAGTIMITGNDTIPGTAASLNLSDGRLILGDIVKVFSLRTSMDLLGERLDLVGDGGSCRLLLDSPLVLSRGLFAVLTSPLGTAGSALSVPLDFLTKVLPALIGRAVSLDGEDSMTVGSPGTGSFDGIPVEDLPRYASFIERDKYQQPVDIKKVNHGLRVVVLDPGHGGRSSGAHGNAGTVEKALVLSVTEKLKTMLEDDLGIKVVLTRTADYFVGLKERTAIANNNRADLFVSVHANAAFREGVNGCETYYLSFSASDLEASQLAQVENKALGINGDLRQGPILEAILWDMAQLEFLNESGQVASRVQKSMVKTLNVRDRGVRQAPLAVLVGARMPAILVEIGFITNPAEEINLDRDPYQTRIARALFDAIADYNRALIRGEVRTESP
- a CDS encoding PBP1A family penicillin-binding protein, encoding MKIRKIPTSRQKKRRRLRTILKALAGMFLAGVLFIAAVFFYFSLKLPRLESINDYKPALPTIMYDRDGNEAHRFFTENRELISIDQVPRVVINAVLAIEDSNYYHHNGLDYGGIFRAFIKNLRAGHVVQGGSTITQQVAKSLLLTNEKKYSRKIKEAILAMRMSKRFTKDEILEIYLNQSYFGSGSYGIEMAALNYFGKHVWELTLPETALLAGLPKAPSAYDPTRNPERAMARRNQVLSRMREVGDITAAEMSEAQAAPLGLHPKRPVKDDPAAYFSEEVRRYIYDKYGEDALYRGGLKVYTTMDSALQADAQAAVRKGLKNLDKRQGYRGPLEFISAEDFGDAIEKIRVENGLGDVASGTAGEIPWGPDHMAKALVVRVDKDGAQIDLGGALGYIPLKQMKWARKPDPEVEYTRAVLKRADDALSVGSLIQVRYLGKKNNENAPLFALEQDPAAQGALVSMDAPTGQILALVGGYDFSKSEFNRATQARRQPGSAFKPIVYSAAMDNGFTPSSIIMDSPIIYNDPSVDLKWKPSNYEEKFYGPTTLRTGIIKSRNVVTIKLVQKLGVQVVIQYAKRFGLDKDLPEDLSLALGSLGVTPVELTSAYTVFANLGLHSSPWFVMKVVDRDGNVLEQGGPELVRSLSEDTSYVMQNLLRGVVQSGTGWRAKAIKRPTGGKTGTTNDMIDAWYMGFTPRIVTGVWVGFDEDAPLGVNETGSRAAAPIWVDFMQKALEGRPVLPFPPPPPGIEMVKVEPKSGLLAGPGVEKFIYEGFKIGTAPKEYAKVRRANGAGSNVKTYTPGYMPPSDLPGLLPRDF
- a CDS encoding 50S ribosomal protein L11 methyltransferase, encoding MGAEFWRKIVIVVPKDSGDAVSDFLTGLTGRGVIVEDAGGVVGITAYLPGDNSGEAIPLLRQYLDELAAMGALPDEIPMEVTREPEEDWMETFRSQHSRVAISDRIAVRPTWCAPENGKEIVLDPGLAFGTGSHATTRMCLTLMDRHIGSSPPSRLLDVGTGTGILAIAAAFLGIGEVLAVDVDPVSVRVARENTKANGVEKSVTVVEGSIEKASGAYDMITANLYSSLLTGLADPLCKVLAPGGILIASGMMEDEKETVIDAFFAAGLNCDDILSEDIWVAGLFTGLPQG
- a CDS encoding 16S rRNA (uracil(1498)-N(3))-methyltransferase yields the protein MSSGSFYIEPKSVTGNTAVLKGEDLRHARLALRLSKGDRVRLYDGLGGIYHAVFQSVSQTVGVLEITAREVEPEPSLDLAVAMGIVRGERFEWAIEKGTELGASTFIPLITERVEDKALRTPWNRKDRLTRIIASTCKQCERARFPLLREPIPLEALNPDGYDLAVAFWESREAPNIAETVESGLHPRSCLMVVGPVGGFTADEARMMEEKGFILAGMGARVLRTETAVTAGAAIIQYLWGDMGDRVKR
- a CDS encoding RDD family protein; this encodes MSRTNFCSNCGAMDYGTPNCPICQAPMSRAGDRPTIPEIQIDPIVTTPSVRLAGFFRRFFALFTDYLILGILSDLISMSYHAGAGSSFRMMRINLFFGVSSVLALIYFTVLIGESGQTLGKKLFGVRVIRTDGTPVSYGRALGRALGYYLSSLFFSMGFIWAAFDRRNQTWHDKLVDTLVIRT